CTGATAGATGAGACTCGCTTTTCTGATCATTTCTAAAATGATCATCGACCATCTGGAGAAAATCATTGAAACACACAGTTGTTCCTCTTGATGTCTATTCCCCAtaagatacaaacacacatacatacatccatcgGCGTTTGTTGTCTCAAACACAAAAGGCATGTCTAGACAGACATGTATGCACCCTCAGATGCATGAACTTCACCACGCACTTACAAACACATATTCACTTTCCTCAAATGGACAGATGCTGCACCTCTAGAGGCACAGAGACCCAACAGCTGTTCCCCAGTCAGTCAGATGGGGTATCATTGATAGTTCATGAATATTTTACACTAAGTCAAAATGGCTGCATTCCAGACCCCAAACAGCAGCCACGCCGGACCAAATGATCAGATCATTAAACTGTGTGGACAGACGTCCGCCCACCGTCAGATGAAAAAAATTCATGTTTCGTGGAAGTCCTGCAGAGTTGGGTTGACTTGGTGTTGTGCTGGGAGTTTTAGATGAAGCACAGTTTATATAAAGAATTTTGTATAATGGAGTCAAAATTCCAAAGATGTTTTGACGCTATAGGTCTCCGGATCCAATATTAGGTCCTCAAGGCTTTGCTAGTCATTCTTCAGTCTTAAAAATCCGAGGCGACCAAACCTTTTCTGTCAATCCCTCATTCTCTGGAGGATTTCTCAATCTCTTTTAATCCCTCTGAAAAGTTTCCATGACTGTGTTTATAAAATGTTTCTAGTCTGAGAAAACATGTTTCTGTATGTCccttatttaatataaaatattcctCTAGAACTCAGTGTATTAATCATATTACATGGTTTTTACTATAGTTTTGTTATACATCTAATTTCAGCTCATTtggtttaatgttttaatgtctAACTCCTAATCTGCTTTCAGTTGTCCCTGTTTTTCTACTATTTTGGATAGATAAAAGCTTAATATCAATACTTTTAATAATATCATTAAATCTAACAACTCCAACTAATCATAAATCAAAGTAAGTTGAATTTCATGCTCAAATCAAAATCAGATGTCACAATAATGATATGCTTTTTCTATGTTGCTCTTTATAAGTTTGTAAAATCTTCAGTCCCTTACTTTTAAGATGCTAAACAAttgaaaaggaatgaaaatatCCTGATCCTGACCTGTAAATTTACTATTAATCTAATATTTTCTAATATCTAATATTTTTATACAACACACAATATTTCTATCCCCATAATTGTGTGGTATAGATttgtatataatattatatcTGTGTATTCCATGTATAGTATTTGTGAAAGAATGTTTCACTACATGTGTTTTCAATGGAGTCCTATAAAACATTCTGAGACACCAGCTGCATTTTGGTGAGAAAAATAAGCATCATCATCAGAATCCCTTTTCAGAGTTGCTTTCAAACAGCTGTCTGTGTTGAAAACCTTTGAATATTAAAAACCCGTCGACACGCAAAATATAATTAATGCTGGCAAAGAAAGGCAGAATCTGTGAAGCATACAGTCATAATGTCTCAGGGATGGCCAGAGGTTTTCACTGAATTGCTTCCTCTGCCAGATTCATAAaaggttttttctttgcttcagACTTTCTTTGCTTTACTTGAGCCTCAACCTGCATTCAGGGCTGTTTTCTTCAGGGGGACTCAAATTAAAAGCCGAATATCAATACACTTTTTATGTGAAATAGACACAACAAACACTGTAAAtagacacagaaaacacaaaaggcaTCATTTTATGCTCGGTTaagaggattttttaaaatttcatgatgttttcacatttatatGGAGCCACTCTGTTGGCACTCTGTTACTTCTTGTTTCACTACATGCATAGCTAACTACTTTTTAATATGATCAtcgtatatatatattatttaatttcttcTATGTTCATGTTTGGACAAcgtatttaatttgaaaaagctCATGGCAAAATTGATTACAGAGAATGAGTGTAAAACATGGGATCTACAGCGACCTCCAGAGGTAGGAAGTGGAAAATCATATGAAAGCAGTTCAGTGTTTACATCGGGATACGAATAAAAGCTCTCCTTTACTGTGAACTGCTAAACAAATCACGTGGAGAACAAGATTTGTTAAAACTGTTACTTTTTCCATCAAAATATACGAGACTTTTTGCGGATGAGtgcattttaatttcctttccttttttttttttttttagtagatAAAGAAACCCATAAACTTCTGCGCTGCACATGTGAACACAAACTCTGCTTTGAATATTGATCTttctaaggtttttttttttctgccttcaTCTGCTTCGTTTATAGATTTCAGCTGGAGGGAGGATAGAATAGTCGTACAGATAATTTCTAACATCAGGCTGGCTCTGCTTTTCCCGGCTCACACGCGCATTGGGCTATTCTGGCATCTGTCAGTGGCAAAACAATACGCGGATCAAAGAGGGGAACGTGGAACGTTATAAAATTGTGCAGGAATCTCTTGAGGCATCCAGATACAGATGCATGCAGAGCAGATTTCAATGTGCACAAGGCTATCTAAGTACCTTTCTGTCTCCAATATAATTTACACAGAGTTAAAAGACACTGTCTGACAGTTGGGAAAGTCGCACCTTTACATTGAGAgaaaattatgcaaaaaaaaaagaaaaggcaggGAAATCCAAAATTATACCCAGAAAAGGGTCAGACTATTTTTGTTCAACTTCACTAATAGCTGTTAGAGACAAGTTTTCTATTCAGGCCTCATGCTGAACAGTTCTTGCCTGTGGTCCTAGATGTATTTTTGTGCAAGAACAAGGGGTTCATTGTCATGCCCTGGTATCGTGGCTCCCCAGATTGATGGACACACAACAGGGTCATCATTCATTAGCATTTTAACAATTCTTTCTGCGATGACACCGGATCGTGTGAATTCATTACCACGCAGGGCTACAGTTCATCCTGCCATCTATTAGTAACGCCAATTAGTTTACTGGGACAGGTTTAGACGATGCAAATaggcagacaaacacaagcaaCCAAAGATGCTCAAAGTTTTTTATGTAGACTTTGCTTAAAAGATAGAAGATTTTGTCCCAGTGATCCATGACGGAggatttttgtaatttgttagATGTGATTTTACAGCAACAAAGTGATCAGCAGAGTTTTTTTTagtgaaataatttaatattccaATCTATTCTCTGATTCATTTCTCATTGAAGCGTGTTTGTGTGGTGCTCTGGTTTGAGTATTTCATTATCCATTTATTACAAACTtacagtttgtcttttttctggACAAGGAGAAGGAGTTTGGCGTTACTCTGTGCCCTAGATTTGTTCTTCTCTACTCTTGGATGATATGGATGATCAGCTAAAACGTCTCCTGATTTGCAGCACATCACACTGCACCAATGACATTCTTCTTAAATGGTGTAAAATCAACCTGATACAGGTATATGCAAATCAGACAATctcatgtttaaaaaatacacattgaAAACTCTCAGAGCAGTCCTTTGTGCAAATGAAAGAACTTGTTATTGTTAACAGAGTCCTTAGCTAATGAAAACTGTCTATTTCTTCAAGAAAGAAATctattcttatttttctttaagcATGCCAGAAATGTTCATGGAGATAGTGAGAATGCTCAGTCTACAATATTCACATATGGAAGACTTCTGTTACTTTCagtgtttcttcttttgttcatttgttcttcTAAATGTTCCAATAGGGAGAGGAAATTtaatatgttttgtttattctttattaAATTCTGACTATTATCAGCATTAGCAtgcatcaaatcaaatcaaaatcaaatccacttttatttgtccacacaatggggaaattatgttttccactccagtttttttttgtacatgcatatatatatatactgtatgtgttagtCAGACTAGACatacacaaacattgtatacaggcccctgaacacaacacacacaagagcctgtaggcatgcagttaatgacaacCAGTACAAGAGGGGTTGAAGGAAGGGTCACGACTTtgggggtgcgccccaatgagcagcttgtggggggacggcgccttgctcaagggcagtggctgggtgagctgacgcctcccactgtcagctcacactccgaagatgtctgactggagcgggaatcgaactcccgatggctgggcgctgtctggtcccaagacgtccgctctaccgctgagccactgccaccccaacaCTCAACAAAACCAACACTCACATGGGATtttgacaaaaagaaattgatGCTGACGATTTGTTCTCTTCACTTATGCCTATGACATCACAAACGTAAGGAATCCATGTATGCAAATGTAATCAACACCAAAAGCGCTGGACAGACACTCATGGGACTGGATAAAGGAACAGAAATAGAGATTCGTCTCATTAGGACTGCGATGCTTTTTAATGCAGTTAAATGCCACAGATTGGTTGCATCTATTTCTGGCTGGTTACAGACGGTTACTATTACATTATTACTTCTTGTTGAATCAAGTGGAAAAACGGGGTCAGGAGTTATGTTTATcctgcaaataaacaaataaattataaaacaattaGGTCAGTCAAAAATGACTGTAGATTACCCAGCAGCTCTTTGGGgacaatgtctttatttttctttcactcctGGAAGTAGTCCATCATTTCCGTATCGTTAAGAATTAGTATTTTTAAAAGTTAtgacaaataaaacagtcaatTTGAAAGgctaattttattattttattgtggcAGGCGATAATTTCGTGCTTGTTTCCAGTGAAATGTTTGGCAACCAAAACCGCTGGAAACCAACAAGGTATTTTCCTGTCAAGGTGGTGCACCTGCTCATATCGGCTCCGCCCCCCTCCGTACCCCAGCTTGACTACACTTCCCAGGCCGCACCGCGCGCTCCGCTCTCGCTCTCCGCTGCGCTCGTCCGCCTCGCTCCGCCACAGAACCAGTTGGTTTGGCCCAGCTCCTTCTTTCCTGCCTTCTCACTGTGCgtgctgctgtttttgttgcctGGTGTCAACCTACGCCGACAAGAGAAGAAGACATATCCCTCCCTCTGTTCAGTCAGAGGACCGCTTCCAATTTGCCTTCACTTCCCTCTCGTCGGAACCATTGGCTTGTGCGCCGTGCCAGTCAAGTCGTCTCCTTTTTCCCCCAGCCCGAGTTGAGCAGCAACAGCTTCGGAAACATCTGGCCGCCGCAGAGTGCTAAGACTCCCCGTCCCCTCCGCCTGCTCGCCTCGGCAGCCTGTTATGGAAATTAGTCCAAAGTCAATCTAGTtttcagggggaaaaaacaggGGGTTTGACGGTGGACGCAGGGAGAACGCTGGACCGTGTTGTCTGTAAGTGCTGCTTCTATTACCGGAGTCcgactggaggaggagagcggAGGGTGGGTTATGGAGAGGAAAAAGTAGCTAAACCTTCCTTAGCATGACTGTGTTGTCTCCACGCACTAATAGTTGCTATGTTAGCTCCGTGGTGTTTTAGCAGCTGTTGTCATAGCACCCGGGCCTTACCACAACTGTAAATAGCTTAATATTGTCGGCTCTCCGTCTTTACTTTTGTTAGCCGTGGTCGGGCTATAGCTAGCTGCGGGGGTCAGCCTGTCCCCTCTCTCTTTATTCTCTTTAGATATTTActgaggaatttaaaaaaaaatttttaaaatcttctcCTGTCGACAATCACACAACTAAAACATTTGGACTTTTTGTGCAAATTTTCCTTTTCGCCCCACAAAAGGCGTGCAGTCACTTATGGCTGATCCGAGTTGGAAGtgtgttcattttaattcattacaaACTTATCGATCACAGCTCTGGGAGTGTTGCCACGATATTAAAATGCGTTAAAGTAAAGCAGAAGTTAATTAAAGTTTAAGTGGGACTAATCTAAGACCGtggctgatttatttatttatttattttacttaagcTTATAAATGATTGTGAAAGTTGGAATTGGAATTTCTCAACCTATTTCAGGTGATTTGCACTCCCGCTAAAGTTTGATTAAAAGTTACTTCCATCATGAGAGGAATATTatgaatttgtaaaaaaaaaaaaaaaaaaaaagacagattgtaagaaaggaaaaataagtaataattttaTAACCAACCACCACATTTTAGCATATctgtgatatttattttttacctcaGGACATAAATAGGAATCATTATTGTCAtgatgtaatgtgtgtgtgtgtgtgtgtgtgtgtgtgtgtgtgtgtgtgtgtgtgtgtgtgtgtgtgtgtgtgatatacgGGATTCAGGTAAATTAAATGTAAGTAAAATTGAAAGTTTCTTCTCGCACTAAAGGGAAAGTGAATCTAGGCTGTTGTAATAAGTTTGTCTCTGGTTTATTAAAGGCTTGTATGCCTTTTGTTTAGGAGGTGCTCTCATTAGGCTCTTTCTTTATGACTTGTTCCCATTGTttcctcatttcattttcattcctgtCAGTTGTCGGGTGTCTCTGCAGAGGAGGGGGCTggggatggatggacagatagatgaatgaatgaatgaatgaatgaatgaatgcaagaCAAGGCAGCAGCGCTGAACCGTAAAGAAGTGGGAAACAATATCATCTGCATGCGTCTGTTAGTTGCAAATTTGCTGTGCTGGCCTTTGTTCATTACAGCGatgtagagagaaagagaaagacggTCCAGCGTTTAAAAAATTTGTAACACCTCAAAAAGGTTAGAGTAAAGTTTAAATccaacacacatactgtacacgtTCTGTTTTCTTATTAGTTTTGAAAGTAGCAGGTCGGTTTTAGTTAAATTGTCTGCTTTAACAAACTGTTCCAAAAACCAACTCAGCATCCCATTTAGCAGAAGCAGGGTTTCTTttcccagagagagagagagagaagagaaaaggggatagaaagagagacagatagacaaAGTTGCGTGGTGTTGGTAGAATGAAAGAGGAGTCTGGTGGCAGGAGTGTAGAGGAGGCAGCATATGGCTGTAGAAAGAgcacagctggaggtagcatCTCCATCTGAGGATGATGTCAGAGCAGCTGACAGGCTGCCATccaccccacctcctcctccgccgcctccACCCCTCCCCAGTCCTTTATTGTGAGTCTCAGCGGCAGCCTTGGAGAGTTAGTgctctctgtatgtgtgtgtgtgtgcgtgtgtgtgtgtgtgtggctgccgATCAGCGCCAGttagaaggaggaggaggaggatgaggagggaggtgGTATCTCGTTCCCCCTCCAACATCTCCTTCACTTTGCATCTGTCCCTCGCAGTTTGAACAgcgtggcttttttttttttttgcctgcctgcttcttcttcttcttctctctgcttcTTCTACCCACTCATTGATTCAGAGAGAGCGAGGAAGggaaagagcaagagagagagagagagagagagagagacattcaCGGCCATTACCAGCCAGAGAGCCCAGATATTCTGCTACAGTGGAGTTAATCAAGTTGATGCGTACCGCTGCAGGTATTGTCTTGTGtgcgtatttgtgtgtgtacatgtgtgtgtgtctgagtgagtGGGGGAGTGGGgtagttattttgttttgttgtggggATCTCAGGTGTGTCAAACCGGGCTGAGCGCTGTTCAAACTGCTGCTGAGAGCGTCGGTGCTAAACTTGTGTTGGGGGGCTGATAGTAGTCCGGGACCTCTCCGCTGTGTTTACAGTTATAGTTTGGAGACTTGCATTTAACACTGAGCTAAtccctttatttttaaatgtattcttaGGCATCATAATCAGATGCTCACAGAttaaaaagtgttgtttttgtttttgttttttttaagttaagaTGAGTCGTTCTTTCCGTTTTTCCCTGTCAGAATACGAGAATTAACAATTCGAAGTCAAGCTTCTTTTGACTGATGTTAATTACAAAGAaaaacttgttgtttttttctatatgTTGAGACAAGTCAAACTGGGAAGTGAAATTTAAAATCATCCAATCAGGTTCTCTCTTTTCGTTTGAATGGAATTTAGTGTGAAATGACTGGAAAGCCGGTGCGGTCCGATCGAGCCTCgttttcctcctcctgtcgGCTGGAGTGGAGGAGACTAATTTAGAAGTTGCAGATTTGAGCTGCCTGAATTGGCTAGACAGCTGTAATCGCACTCCCTCCTAGTCTTAATCTCTTTATCTGGCTAGCAGCTGCCATATGGCCCCCGTCAGCTGGATCAGATGTGGGTAAGCCTCCCTCCCCGGCCGTCCcagcctccctctctctctctctctctctgtctctctcccccctctgtgTCTCCCTCAGACCCCTTCCTGGGCTGACTGGCCGGGCCGGGTGACGGGCTGCTGCACTCCTGAGCCCCCGCTGACGGCTCCCTCCCCACAGCCGCCGACGTCGTCTTTATTTTTAGCCATCTTTAAGGATTAGGATTGATGCTGTGACGAGCAGGGCACTTACAGTGATTGTACTGTAAATCTTCTCTTCTGGGTTGTGGGCGGAGGGTTTGGGGGGGTTGAGACAGAGGGCAGTTTCTACTATGGggcggatgtgtgtgtgtgtgttgtgtcttcTAAGATTCAGATggaaagaagtgtgtgtgagcgatGGATGgcgtgttggtgtgtgtggaaggaggagatggtggtggtggtgggggtttggCTGGAcagaggagggggtggtggatgggtgggtgggtgggggggctagGAGGTGGTACACCCTTGTCCCCGTAAGCCCCCTCATTAAAAGCAGTCTGAACGAGCCAGGGAGcgagcacacaaacactcacacacacacaacatgcacacacagacacacacactgacattctTGGTTTAGCGTCATTCAAATGAGGCGATTTAACTGCTGTGGTTAACGCAGTGCAGAGCGGGACCCATGTATTTTCTCAGGCAGGACAAATCTACTTGGTTAACAGGTGGGACTTAAtgattttaaagattttatcCTCATTATCTCCTTCTGTCCACTGATATTTTGCCAGAttagttcatttttcttttcttttcttttttttttataggtaTTTATCAATTCAATAATTCCGTTTTTAAGGACTTGAAGAGTATTGTGTGAGctttcttgttcttctctcCTTCTTGTTTGATCTTTTACGCCTCAACAAGAGAgaagctgttttgttttcaacgCTGCTATTTCAATTGGCCGGTTTTGCTGCTCGCTTTAGCCTGTGGAGGTGTTTGGTAGGTAGGCTGCTGCTGAGTGCATGCGTTGTGTACGTAAGGACAGTGTGTGCAGCTGAAAGCCGGTTACCTAAAAGGGCTGTGCCAGGCCAGGCCAAAGTGGGTTAATAAAAATAACCAGCGTAGGAGCAGCGACAATCCAGGAGTGCAGGCAGAGGAGTGAGAGATGAAGAGTGAGAACGGAGAGAATCTGTCGCTGGTGCCTCACCTGAGATCAGAACCGCTCATTTATCAATCGGTTCAAAGTCGAATCAGTGGTATTCAGTTTAATTGAAATTACTTTaaggtttctttgttttttgcttctaTTTTAAATTGAAAGATAATGAAGGAAATAATTCCGCAACTTGAATCGTTGATTGAAGCAACGAATGCGTGACTTAAATGTGACCCGAATTTAatcttaaaaaaattttgtcttgGCCGTGCAAAAAAACATAACATagaacacatttaaattttcaaaaatcggatgttaaatatatatgtatgtataatttTAAATACTATGTATTTTTTACTTCTCTTCTCATTATTTGTCTCGTGTGTCTTAGCCGCAGATCATTTCAAAACCTTTCGTGATGATGTGAACAACACTCTAATTTGAACtgtattttaactttattaaGACTGTGTTAcgtatttaatttaaaaaactaaatccACCTTTTTGTAGAatctctcttcttctgttttctttttaacatgaatgtttttgtttggttttgctgTTTCCCTcctgttatttatttccttcagttttgttaatttaattaacCTGAAACAAACACGGTATTTAAAATGCAAACGCTTCATTAAAACCAAACCTAATTAGAAACACATGGTGATAAACAAATTGAATTCCTTTTTATCAGATAATTGTgacttagatttttttttcctctgtgtcTCCGTGGCTCCAGGTTATGAGGACGGCAGGATGGAGTTCCCAGACCACAGCAGACATTTACTCCAGTGTCTGAGTGAGCAGCGGCACCAGGGCTTCCTGTGTGACTCCACGGTGCTGGTGGGCGATGCCCAGTTCCGGGCCCACCGTGCTGTGTTGGCGTCCTGCAGCATGTACTTCCACCTCTTCTACAAGGACCAGCTGGACAAGAGAGACGTGGTGCACCTCAACAGCGACATCGTCACGGCGCCGGCATTTTCCCTGCTCCTAGAATTCATGTACGAGGGCAAGCTGCAGTTCCAGGACCTTCCCGTGGAGGACGTGCTGGCAGCAGCCAGCTACTTGCACATGTATGACATTGTCAAGGTGTGTAAGAAACGTTTGAAGCAGAAGGCCACGGCGGAGGCGGACAGCACTCGCAGGGAAGAAGACGGAGGCTCCAGCTGCTCCGATAAGGCTGATAGCATGTCAGATGGTTCCACAGGCCGGCCTGCTACCGCTGACCTGCTACACAgtgacgatgaggaggaggggaaggccGAGGGAGGACCGCTGTGGCTCAGGTTGCCCTCCGCTGACAGACCAGGGACGCCAGCCATCGCGAGAACCAGCCCCAGGCACGGCGAGGTGGAGATGCAGGCCGGGGATGGCTTGGGCGAACGAGGGAAGCTGCCTTCCCCAGCCGGCAGCCCCACCAGCTCCACTGGATCCCTCTCCCAAAGGTCCCAGTGCTCCATGAATTCTCGCGGAGGACACCGAGGCAGGAGGGTGTCCAACGACGCGGCCGACTGCGTCCTGGATCTGTCGGTGAAGCCGGTTGCCGGGAACAGCCACGCCAACCACCACCAGTCCTACTTCAGCGGGGCGGCGACGCCCGACAGCCTCCAGAGCCCTCTGGCTGTGAGGGTGAAGGTGGAGAAGGGCGTGGCTtcggacgaggaagaggagctagGAGGCGGGGAGTACAACATGGAACACAGCGGCATCGCCAAGACGACGGTGGTTCCCAGCGCCAACGGGGGCCTCCACCACGGGGTCGGAGGGCCGCTGTCGGCCCAGAGGAGGCTGGGCCTGGAAGCGCATCTGTCCGCTCTGCGAGAGGCCTCCCTGGCCTCGGAGCTGGAGCGGGAGGAGAAGCCTTCGGCCACAGCGGACGACGAGGACATCCTGGGGGGCGAGAACGAGCGCGCCCAGGTGGAGGCGGCCAGCATCGACAGCTCCCTGCTGCCCTACGTCTCCAACATGCTGTCGGCGCCACACACCCAGATCTTCATGTGCCCGCTGTGTAACAAAGTGTTCCCCTCCCCGCACATTCTCCAGCTCCACCTCAGCTCCCACTTCAGGGAGCAGGAGGGCATCCGCTCCAAGCCCGCCGGGGACGTCAACGTCCCCACGTGCACCATCTGCAGCAAGACCTTCTCCTGCATGTACACGCTGAAGCGCCACGAGCGGACACACTCCGGCGAGAAACCCTACACCTGCACCACCTGCGGCAAGAGCTTCCAGTACTCACACAACCTCAGCCGCCACGCGGTGGTGCACACGCGCGAGAAGCCGCACGCGTGCAAGTGGTGCGAGCGGCGCTTCACGCAGTCCGGGGACCTCTACCGACACATTCGTAAGTTCCACTGCGAACTGGTCAACTCTCTGTCAGTGAAGAGCGAACCGCTGGCGCTGCCCAATGTCAGGGATTGGGCCATTGAGGACAGTTCCCAGGAACTGTGGAAGTAAACACAGACTGCTGGGGGTGGATAAAGGGAGAGAGAGCAGAAAGGGAGAGGAGGGTGGAGAagaacgagggggggggggtgaggaaagCTTGATGTTTGGGGTTTAAGTGAGTCAAGTTTTTGTGTGTCGCAAGATCTCATTCAATTGCACTTTAATAGCACATGAAAATGTTACTActgagtttttttgttgttttattttattttactctgaagtctaattttatttgacttaaGTTCTTGTTATGGTGGATTTGGTTGCGTCTGAAGACGTGGATCCCAGTGAGAACGACttgccttttattttatttaattatttttttttgttttttttgttttgaagagtTGTCACTCCGTATCATCTCAGACACAACTACTCCGATGCTGGCCGGCGTGTCGGTCCCGGTTCCACAGAACAGCAGACGCCACTGCAGGAGTTCAGGTCGAACCCACTGAAGTGAAAATAGTATTACACTAAACGGGTACTGTGATCACCACAAGTTGAtaccacacgcacacacacacagattgaagacgtgtgtgtgtgtgtgtgtgtgtgtgcgatgctGCACTACTCCGGCAAAAATTTcacctgatgtgtgtgtgtgtgtatgtgtgtgtgggtgtgcttTGTGtgtattaattttgttttgtactGGCACAGAGGTGTCGTTTATAAAGCGCTCCCTGCTTCTTGTCGAGCTCTTGggttttgtgtgttcagggtaaagctgactgactgacagacaaaCTGATGGCACTCATGCAATGCACAGCCTCCTTTTTTCACTTCCAATCAATTTGAagtattttctaaaaaaaaaaaaagaggaaaaagaaaaaaaacaaacagaaaagacctttacaaattataataattattattgtcattaataGAATTATTTCTTAAATGTAGCTGTCATTCTTTAAACATCTCTTGTTGAAAAGGTATTTAATTTAAGATGGTTGTATATTGTTCTGCTATAGTTTTAGAATTTTAATCtgctacttttttaaatttattattattattattattattattattattttaattattattttgttactttttttgtaATGGGACCTGCTGTTGTTGCATGAGGTCTAAAcctgtacattttaaaataaaaatgtgaatttgctGTATTACTGTACACATTGTAATTGATCAAATATTTGATAATGggctttcctttccttttatttgtgAATACTACTCCAGGGTGCGGTCTGTTGAAAAACTGAATACTATTCTCACAACTatggaaaaaaatgcatgaaaatttGATTTTGTCTTAAACCTTTTGGTTTTAGTTTTTGCATCAGGGGGTAAATGTGTGAATTAAGACTTTTGACAGTGAAaagttgggttttttgttttccttcttaaCAGAAGTCTGTCGCTGGGCTCCTAGAAGAATGTTCTTGAATGTGTTTCCGTCAGATGTTGAAGCGATACGATGAAGCATTTTAAGCCTGTGTCTATATGCACTGatttctctgctgtgtgtgtgtttgtgtgtttatgagcGTGTGGCTTGGTTGTTACCAGTCAGAACTTAACCTACTGAAGATCTCTGTCCAACCCAgcacttcctgctcctgctcctcagGCGTTCAATTCTCCACtgctgtatgtttgtgttccaTCCCTCATCCTCGTCTGGCCGTTCTTTCCCGCCGCTCTAGATGTGGTCGAGTCATTTCTTGGTGACGTCTGCTCTTTGGAGCGCCGTTTTATGGCCCTGACTCTGCTAAAGAATAACAGACAAGGACAAAGCAGAGGGGCTGAAACTGAGCTGCCCCTGCTGAAGTTGAAGGGTCAGATATCTCTGTCACGTTGTTGCGTCATGTTGAGCTGTGCTGCTCTGAGCTGAATGGGGCCATGCTGATTCATTATAATAGCCCACCTAA
This is a stretch of genomic DNA from Antennarius striatus isolate MH-2024 chromosome 11, ASM4005453v1, whole genome shotgun sequence. It encodes these proteins:
- the zbtb18 gene encoding zinc finger and BTB domain-containing protein 18 isoform X4 produces the protein MEFPDHSRHLLQCLSEQRHQGFLCDSTVLVGDAQFRAHRAVLASCSMYFHLFYKDQLDKRDVVHLNSDIVTAPAFSLLLEFMYEGKLQFQDLPVEDVLAAASYLHMYDIVKVCKKRLKQKATAEADSTRREEDGGSSCSDKADSMSDGSTGRPATADLLHSDDEEEGKAEGGPLWLRLPSADRPGTPAIARTSPRHGEVEMQAGDGLGERGKLPSPAGSPTSSTGSLSQRSQCSMNSRGGHRGRRVSNDAADCVLDLSVKPVAGNSHANHHQSYFSGAATPDSLQSPLAVRVKVEKGVASDEEEELGGGEYNMEHSGIAKTTVVPSANGGLHHGVGGPLSAQRRLGLEAHLSALREASLASELEREEKPSATADDEDILGGENERAQVEAASIDSSLLPYVSNMLSAPHTQIFMCPLCNKVFPSPHILQLHLSSHFREQEGIRSKPAGDVNVPTCTICSKTFSCMYTLKRHERTHSGEKPYTCTTCGKSFQYSHNLSRHAVVHTREKPHACKWCERRFTQSGDLYRHIRKFHCELVNSLSVKSEPLALPNVRDWAIEDSSQELWK